One Brachyspira pilosicoli P43/6/78 genomic window carries:
- the rplT gene encoding 50S ribosomal protein L20 has product MRAVSGIVRKKKVKKILKMAKGYYGSHSKQTKQAKEAVIRGLKYAYRDRRQKKRMMRRLWTLRINAACRPLGISYSKFINGLKKANVLIDRKALSNLAIDDYKAFEAVVEVAKKALA; this is encoded by the coding sequence ATGAGAGCAGTTAGCGGAATAGTAAGAAAGAAAAAAGTTAAAAAAATATTAAAAATGGCTAAGGGTTATTATGGTTCTCATAGCAAGCAAACAAAGCAAGCTAAAGAGGCTGTAATAAGAGGCTTAAAATATGCTTACCGTGATAGAAGACAGAAAAAGAGAATGATGAGAAGATTATGGACTCTTCGTATCAATGCTGCATGCAGACCTTTAGGTATATCTTACAGTAAGTTTATTAATGGTCTTAAAAAAGCTAATGTTTTAATAGATAGAAAAGCTTTATCTAATTTAGCTATTGATGATTATAAAGCGTTTGAGGCTGTTGTTGAAGTAGCTAAAAAAGCACTTGCTTAA
- a CDS encoding bile acid:sodium symporter family protein, whose product MKTLKQISNFFGKYMAIIVLIVAAVSLFFPKTVSFIKTSYVNYLLMIVMFGMGLTLKLEDFKVVFTRPKDIIIGAIAQFTIMPLLAFLLSIAFKLPPELAVGVILVGTCPGGTSSNVMTYLAKGDVALSVGMTSVSTILAPFATPLLTLLYAGQKVDVNAVSMFISIVQVVILPIALGFIINKFLYKFTNSIKEILPLISVLAIVAIVAAVVSANSQRLMQVGYLVIIVVVLHNSLGYLLGYMLAKLFRLNNAKCKAVSIEVGMQNSGLATSLAATHFASMALATVPGAIFSVWHNISGSIVANIMASKIKD is encoded by the coding sequence ATGAAAACATTAAAACAAATAAGTAATTTCTTTGGTAAATATATGGCTATAATAGTATTGATAGTAGCAGCTGTATCATTATTCTTTCCAAAAACAGTAAGCTTTATAAAAACAAGTTATGTTAATTATCTCTTGATGATAGTAATGTTTGGTATGGGGCTTACATTAAAGCTTGAAGATTTTAAAGTAGTGTTCACAAGACCAAAAGACATCATCATAGGAGCAATAGCACAATTTACTATAATGCCTTTACTTGCATTCTTGCTTTCTATCGCTTTCAAACTTCCTCCAGAACTTGCTGTAGGAGTTATACTTGTAGGAACTTGTCCTGGAGGCACTTCATCAAATGTTATGACATATTTAGCTAAAGGTGATGTAGCTTTATCTGTGGGTATGACTTCTGTATCAACTATACTTGCTCCTTTTGCAACTCCACTACTCACTTTATTATATGCAGGACAAAAGGTTGATGTTAATGCTGTAAGTATGTTTATATCGATAGTTCAAGTTGTTATACTTCCTATAGCCTTAGGTTTTATAATAAATAAATTCCTTTACAAGTTTACAAACAGTATAAAAGAAATACTTCCATTAATATCAGTACTTGCAATTGTAGCAATAGTAGCTGCTGTAGTATCTGCTAATTCACAAAGATTAATGCAGGTTGGTTATTTGGTTATAATAGTAGTAGTTTTGCATAATTCTTTGGGATATTTACTTGGTTATATGCTTGCTAAATTATTTAGACTAAATAATGCTAAATGTAAAGCCGTATCAATAGAAGTTGGAATGCAAAACTCTGGACTTGCTACTTCTTTGGCTGCAACTCATTTCGCTTCAATGGCACTTGCAACTGTACCAGGAGCAATATTCAGCGTATGGCATAATATATCAGGTTCAATAGTAGCTAATATAATGGCTTCAAAAATAAAAGATTAA
- a CDS encoding ribonucleoside-diphosphate reductase subunit alpha translates to MIELTKDKKHIIIKRDGREEPFNEEKLKKVINWATDGKEGFTNALLEGLNIKINDRMKIEVLYDELINTAVNKISPLYPSYDTIAEKLYLMKIYKETCKLKKTGSYPHIKTFLKKGVKHKVYDKNIVSLFSDKELDKINSMIVPDRDLLFTYKGLAIFYRKYCKNIGSKKLELPQITYMVAAMFSFYDDFYKGANKDIVEKTKTDRLKYIKRTYDMLSKHEVTFATPRIANSMSIRPQLASCILNTPDDDTWSLNQTDGNMALYSKFSGGIAYDASYIRASGSTIQSNRGRSDGPVPFIKRTEQTISSFNQGGVRKGACVITFPWWHLDVLDLIMLKDAGGTEDTRARKLVYSIRISNILRERVNKDEYITLFDPKETPLLNEEFGENFNVAYIYYESKSSIRKKRIKAKDLLFQILKVRQETGNLYLTFVDNINEQNMVNKFVGASNLCQEIVIPSFPSKLIEEKYVVNEDGSYEIVQRKKSGEIGICNLVSVNLMSWVNFSEEKKKSFCYTLLRGCDNIIDSQFYPVKEGEIANKKNRPIGIGVINYANLLASNKLKYTDKEALEFTNKIFEDLYYHIYEASNILAKERGPYKTFNESKWREGKTPVHISLLNKSSNLKFDIDMDKWNKLAENIKNYGVRFSFHGAIAPTATSGKSVSATESIEPIVDLFFVEEGIQTLPSLAPNLKKNREYYERCWDIPAKTIIELAAIRQRYIDQSQSLNLYYVKPDSAKELWDDIQYAMDLGLKTLYYMKTPKSNFELEEVCESCT, encoded by the coding sequence ATGATAGAACTTACTAAAGATAAAAAGCATATTATCATCAAAAGAGACGGCAGAGAAGAACCATTCAACGAAGAAAAATTAAAAAAAGTTATTAACTGGGCTACAGACGGAAAAGAAGGCTTTACTAATGCACTGCTAGAAGGGCTAAACATAAAAATAAACGATAGAATGAAAATAGAAGTTCTATATGATGAGCTAATAAATACAGCAGTAAATAAAATAAGTCCGCTCTACCCTTCTTATGATACTATAGCAGAAAAATTGTATCTTATGAAGATATATAAAGAAACCTGCAAATTAAAAAAGACAGGAAGCTATCCTCATATAAAAACTTTTCTTAAAAAAGGCGTTAAACATAAAGTATACGATAAAAATATAGTATCATTATTTTCAGATAAAGAACTTGATAAAATTAACTCTATGATAGTTCCGGATAGAGATTTACTATTTACATATAAAGGACTTGCTATATTTTATAGAAAATACTGTAAAAACATAGGAAGCAAAAAACTAGAACTTCCACAAATTACTTATATGGTTGCGGCAATGTTTTCTTTTTATGATGATTTTTATAAGGGAGCCAATAAAGATATAGTTGAAAAAACTAAAACCGATAGATTAAAATATATAAAAAGAACTTATGACATGCTTTCTAAACATGAAGTAACATTTGCAACACCAAGAATAGCAAATAGTATGTCTATAAGACCTCAACTTGCAAGCTGTATATTAAACACTCCAGACGATGATACTTGGAGTTTAAATCAAACTGATGGAAATATGGCATTATACTCAAAGTTTTCTGGCGGTATAGCTTATGATGCTTCATATATAAGGGCATCTGGCTCTACTATACAAAGCAATAGAGGACGTTCTGACGGACCTGTACCTTTTATTAAAAGAACAGAGCAGACAATATCATCATTCAATCAGGGAGGCGTGAGAAAAGGAGCTTGTGTTATCACTTTCCCTTGGTGGCATTTAGATGTATTAGACCTTATTATGCTTAAAGATGCAGGCGGTACAGAAGATACTAGGGCTAGAAAATTAGTTTACTCCATTAGAATAAGCAATATATTAAGAGAACGTGTAAATAAAGATGAATATATTACATTATTTGACCCTAAAGAGACTCCGCTTCTAAATGAAGAGTTTGGAGAAAACTTTAATGTAGCTTATATATATTATGAAAGTAAATCTTCTATTAGAAAAAAGAGAATTAAGGCAAAGGATTTATTATTTCAAATATTAAAAGTAAGACAAGAGACTGGAAACTTATACCTCACATTTGTAGATAATATTAACGAACAGAATATGGTTAATAAATTTGTAGGAGCTTCTAATCTTTGTCAGGAGATAGTTATTCCTTCTTTTCCTTCTAAATTGATAGAAGAAAAATATGTTGTTAATGAAGATGGAAGTTATGAGATAGTACAAAGAAAGAAAAGCGGTGAGATTGGTATATGTAATTTGGTTTCTGTAAACTTAATGTCTTGGGTTAATTTTAGTGAAGAGAAGAAAAAGTCATTTTGCTACACTCTTTTAAGAGGCTGCGATAATATTATAGACAGTCAATTTTATCCTGTAAAAGAAGGAGAGATTGCAAACAAGAAAAATAGACCTATTGGTATAGGGGTTATTAATTATGCCAATTTATTAGCATCAAACAAATTAAAATATACAGATAAAGAGGCATTAGAGTTTACAAACAAAATATTTGAAGATTTATATTATCACATATATGAAGCTTCTAATATATTGGCAAAAGAAAGAGGACCTTACAAAACATTTAATGAATCTAAATGGAGAGAAGGAAAAACTCCTGTACATATTTCACTTTTGAATAAAAGCTCTAATTTGAAATTTGATATAGATATGGATAAGTGGAATAAGTTAGCAGAGAATATAAAAAATTATGGAGTTAGATTTTCATTCCATGGAGCAATAGCACCAACTGCTACTTCTGGAAAAAGTGTATCTGCTACAGAAAGTATAGAGCCTATAGTAGATTTATTTTTCGTAGAAGAAGGTATACAAACTCTCCCTAGCTTAGCTCCGAACTTGAAAAAAAATAGAGAATATTATGAAAGATGTTGGGATATACCAGCAAAAACTATAATAGAATTGGCCGCTATAAGACAAAGATATATAGACCAATCACAATCTTTAAATCTCTATTATGTAAAACCAGATTCTGCAAAAGAGCTATGGGACGATATTCAATATGCTATGGATTTGGGGCTTAAAACACTTTATTATATGAAAACACCTAAATCTAATTTTGAGCTTGAAGAAGTTTGTGAGTCTTGTACTTAA
- the rpmI gene encoding 50S ribosomal protein L35, translating into MKQKLKTKSGAKKRFRFSKTGKVKFAHAFGSHKFLSKRPDTKRKYRKARIADDTNMLEMPRLMPYGR; encoded by the coding sequence ATGAAACAAAAGTTAAAAACAAAAAGCGGTGCTAAAAAACGTTTTAGATTCTCTAAGACTGGTAAAGTAAAGTTCGCTCATGCATTTGGTAGCCACAAATTCTTAAGCAAAAGACCTGACACTAAAAGAAAGTATCGTAAAGCAAGAATTGCAGATGATACTAATATGTTAGAGATGCCAAGATTAATGCCTTACGGTAGATAA
- a CDS encoding ribonucleotide-diphosphate reductase subunit beta, producing the protein MKVIDIEKKPNLENERIFFGDFGHYIRIDSVSHEIARKLKEASEGNTWFSKEVDYKSDKTRFSSLPEDAQRAFKLNIAYQTLMDSGVTSGFSSILNRIVTSSIWSILYSRIAIEEVIHAESYSYGLSEVFGHLATETLDLVYNDEFVKHRMEKEVELFSCVDDLCNIENSNATLEEKKKAVLKLLTGIYLLESVKFPFSFLVTFTINNSYNDAITGFTKTIKLIAHDELNTHVPTGKNVIGILRKDANQGFKELFDSGWYNDMAKEMTEFTVNEEIKWAKYLFDGKEVSGINSSVSEHFIKYWAGVRLKDLGVETEYLKEPKSDIIDWFNAYRDINKQNAALQETTNTSYQKGALKNDL; encoded by the coding sequence ATGAAAGTAATAGACATAGAAAAAAAGCCTAATTTAGAAAATGAAAGAATATTTTTCGGAGATTTTGGTCACTACATAAGAATAGACTCTGTAAGCCATGAAATAGCAAGAAAATTAAAAGAAGCTAGCGAAGGAAATACATGGTTTTCAAAAGAAGTGGACTATAAATCTGATAAAACAAGATTTTCTTCTCTTCCAGAAGATGCTCAAAGGGCTTTTAAGCTTAACATTGCATATCAAACTCTAATGGATAGCGGTGTTACAAGCGGTTTTTCATCAATATTAAACAGAATAGTTACAAGTTCTATATGGTCTATTCTTTATTCAAGGATAGCTATAGAGGAAGTTATACATGCTGAAAGCTATTCTTACGGACTTTCTGAAGTTTTTGGGCATTTAGCTACTGAAACTTTGGATTTGGTTTATAATGATGAGTTTGTAAAGCATAGAATGGAGAAAGAAGTTGAGCTTTTCTCTTGTGTTGATGACTTATGTAATATAGAAAATAGCAATGCTACTCTTGAAGAGAAAAAGAAGGCTGTATTAAAGCTTTTAACTGGTATATATTTGCTTGAAAGTGTAAAGTTTCCATTTTCATTTTTGGTAACTTTTACAATTAACAATAGCTATAATGATGCAATTACTGGATTTACAAAAACTATTAAACTAATAGCACATGATGAGCTTAATACACATGTACCAACTGGTAAAAATGTTATAGGAATATTAAGAAAAGATGCTAATCAAGGTTTCAAAGAGTTATTTGACAGCGGTTGGTATAATGATATGGCTAAAGAAATGACTGAATTTACTGTTAATGAAGAGATAAAATGGGCTAAATATTTATTTGACGGCAAAGAAGTTTCTGGTATAAACTCTTCTGTAAGTGAACATTTCATTAAGTATTGGGCTGGTGTAAGATTAAAAGATTTAGGAGTGGAAACAGAATATTTAAAAGAGCCTAAATCTGATATTATAGATTGGTTTAATGCCTACAGAGATATCAATAAACAAAATGCTGCACTTCAAGAGACAACAAACACCTCTTATCAAAAAGGTGCATTAAAAAACGATTTATAA
- a CDS encoding TM2 domain-containing protein: protein METSDKSWVVTLVLAIFLPVHRFYVGKIGTGILYWLTAGGLGIWYIVDIVMILLDKFTDKEGRKLKR, encoded by the coding sequence ATGGAAACTTCAGACAAGAGCTGGGTTGTTACATTAGTTTTAGCAATATTTTTACCAGTACACAGGTTCTATGTAGGAAAAATAGGAACAGGTATACTATATTGGCTTACTGCTGGAGGTTTAGGTATATGGTATATTGTAGATATCGTAATGATACTCCTAGACAAATTTACTGACAAGGAAGGCAGAAAATTAAAAAGATAA
- the infC gene encoding translation initiation factor IF-3 — protein MATVKKEGERINQFITAPEVRVVHDEKGSLGIMSIKDALALAKEEGSDLVEIVPTAEPPVCKIINYGKYKFDIQKKSKEAKKKQKSVQLKEIKMRPQISIHDYNFKMKHIREFLDEGNKVKITIMFRGREMAHTEFGYDLINKIIQDLENEASTEKPAKLEGKNLSAVLNPMKMKKTSSSDAEESSKKETSDDTEE, from the coding sequence ATGGCAACAGTAAAAAAAGAAGGAGAGAGAATTAATCAGTTTATTACTGCACCAGAAGTTAGGGTAGTACATGATGAGAAAGGCAGCCTTGGTATTATGAGCATAAAAGATGCTTTAGCTTTAGCCAAGGAAGAAGGTTCAGATTTGGTAGAGATAGTTCCTACAGCAGAGCCTCCTGTTTGTAAGATTATCAATTATGGTAAGTATAAATTTGATATTCAGAAAAAGAGTAAAGAAGCTAAGAAAAAACAAAAGTCAGTTCAGCTTAAAGAAATCAAGATGCGTCCTCAAATAAGCATACATGATTATAACTTTAAGATGAAACATATTCGTGAGTTCTTAGATGAAGGCAATAAGGTAAAAATCACTATCATGTTTAGAGGCCGTGAAATGGCTCATACAGAGTTTGGTTATGACCTTATTAATAAAATTATACAAGATTTGGAAAATGAAGCTTCTACAGAAAAGCCTGCTAAATTAGAAGGCAAAAATCTTTCTGCGGTGCTTAATCCAATGAAAATGAAAAAGACTTCTTCTTCTGATGCTGAAGAATCTTCTAAAAAAGAAACTTCAGATGATACTGAAGAATAA
- the thrS gene encoding threonine--tRNA ligase: MKWKKIVKENIPVVRKVMKKDEAIEYFKKANEPYKVEIIEAIDADTVSFYEQGDFIDLCRGPHVPSTGYIKSYKLMSVAGSYWRGDSNNKMLSRIYGTAFESKEALDKYLKKLKEAKERDHRKLGKELNLFSFHDEGPGFPFWHPNGMIIYKAVESYIRNENDKRGYVEIKTPAILNEELWHRSGHWDNYKENMYFTEIDDTKYAVKPMNCPGGLIVYNSNIHSYRDLPLRVAELGFVHRHELSGALHGLFRVRAFTQDDAHIFCTEEQLGDEIINTIEYYLSVYKDFGFKDFEIFVSTRPAKSIGSDEIWELATKSLMNALDKLGISYKVNEGDGAFYGPKIDFNIKDVLDRNWQCGTLQVDFSLPMRFEISYEGKDGKKHTPVMLHRAILGSMERFIGILVEHYNGKFPLWLSPIQVAVVNVLNEEAQINRVHEVAKKLKEAGFRVEIDESNDNLGTKIKKYRLQRTPYTVIIGAEEVSNGKLSIRTRSSQEIKDMDLTEFMEKLQKESKERMNDSIFTTK, from the coding sequence ATGAAATGGAAAAAAATTGTAAAAGAGAATATTCCTGTAGTAAGAAAAGTAATGAAAAAAGATGAAGCTATAGAATATTTCAAGAAAGCAAATGAACCTTATAAAGTTGAAATTATAGAGGCAATAGATGCAGATACTGTATCATTCTATGAACAAGGTGATTTTATAGACCTTTGCAGAGGGCCGCATGTACCTTCAACAGGCTATATAAAATCATATAAACTTATGTCTGTTGCAGGAAGCTATTGGAGAGGGGACTCAAACAATAAAATGCTTTCTCGTATATATGGTACTGCTTTTGAAAGTAAAGAAGCATTAGATAAATACCTTAAAAAGCTTAAAGAGGCAAAAGAAAGAGACCATAGAAAATTAGGTAAAGAATTAAACTTATTTAGCTTCCATGATGAAGGTCCTGGTTTTCCTTTCTGGCACCCTAATGGTATGATTATTTATAAGGCAGTTGAATCATATATAAGAAATGAAAATGATAAACGCGGATATGTTGAGATTAAAACTCCTGCTATACTTAATGAAGAATTATGGCATAGAAGCGGACACTGGGATAACTATAAAGAAAATATGTATTTTACAGAAATTGATGACACTAAATATGCTGTAAAACCTATGAACTGTCCGGGTGGTTTGATTGTTTATAATTCTAATATACATAGTTATAGAGATTTGCCTTTAAGAGTTGCTGAGCTTGGTTTTGTACATAGACATGAGCTTTCTGGTGCTTTGCATGGACTATTTAGAGTAAGAGCTTTCACTCAAGATGATGCTCATATATTCTGTACAGAAGAGCAATTAGGTGATGAGATTATTAATACTATAGAATATTATTTATCTGTATATAAAGACTTTGGTTTTAAGGACTTTGAAATATTTGTTTCTACAAGACCAGCAAAATCAATAGGAAGCGATGAGATTTGGGAGCTTGCTACTAAATCTTTAATGAATGCCTTAGATAAACTTGGTATAAGCTATAAAGTTAATGAAGGCGATGGAGCTTTCTATGGTCCTAAAATAGACTTCAATATTAAAGATGTTCTTGACAGAAACTGGCAATGCGGTACTTTACAGGTTGACTTCTCACTTCCTATGAGATTTGAGATTAGCTATGAGGGTAAAGACGGTAAAAAACATACTCCTGTAATGCTTCACAGAGCTATACTTGGTTCAATGGAGCGTTTTATAGGTATATTGGTAGAGCATTATAACGGTAAGTTCCCATTGTGGTTATCTCCAATACAGGTGGCTGTTGTTAATGTTCTTAATGAAGAGGCACAAATAAATAGAGTTCATGAGGTAGCTAAAAAGTTAAAAGAAGCAGGTTTCAGAGTAGAAATTGATGAAAGTAATGACAATTTAGGTACTAAGATAAAAAAATATCGCTTGCAAAGAACTCCATATACAGTTATAATAGGAGCTGAGGAAGTTTCTAATGGTAAATTATCTATTAGAACACGTTCTTCACAAGAAATTAAAGATATGGATTTAACTGAGTTTATGGAAAAACTACAGAAAGAATCTAAGGAGAGAATGAATGATTCTATATTTACTACTAAATGA
- the pepF gene encoding oligoendopeptidase F: MENKLLDRKDVKIEDTWDLTLLYKNDEEFEKDFKSMEDFSKEVSKFKGNLSKSAKELRDILDTIMKASIVLEKLGSYAFLKQTEDLTNNDSNIKVARFAKLSSEFSANLSYFEPELMSIDDEKINSFLKDEILKDYLIYLRNILKYKPHTLSEKEERILALQGELSSTASNVFDTLNDADLDFGELEHNGEKTPLTHATFSSFQESQDREIRKNSYNQFYKEYDKHKNTLAELYASQIKQDIFDAKIRNYNSVREMELFADDIPVSVYDSLIESVHNALPALHSYYEYCANKLGISDFRQYDKYAPVVKDVKLHHTFDEAIDVLNKALSPLGEEYVSTLTKGLNSRWVDKYENKGKTSGAFSAGCYTSEPYILMNFRDESVESVFTLAHEAGHSMHSYYSRKNNPFQHHDYTIFEAEVASTFNEKLLFNYLMQNESKKEVKAFLLNKDINGFVATVFRQTMFAEFEHIIHKEAEDGNPTTLELIRNVYKDLLKKYFGEKSVLEETSDLEALRIPHFYRSFYVYKYATGMSAAVALSNGVLEGNAKGDYTNRDNYLKFLRSGGSRTPIENLKVAGVDMTKPDVVESALKLFAKEVEELKALN, from the coding sequence ATGGAAAATAAATTACTAGATAGAAAAGATGTAAAAATAGAAGATACTTGGGATTTAACTTTATTATATAAAAATGATGAAGAGTTTGAAAAAGATTTTAAATCAATGGAAGATTTTTCAAAAGAGGTTAGTAAGTTTAAAGGAAATCTTTCAAAATCAGCAAAAGAATTAAGAGATATATTAGACACTATAATGAAAGCTTCTATTGTTTTAGAAAAGCTAGGTTCTTATGCATTCTTAAAACAAACAGAAGATTTAACTAATAATGATTCTAATATAAAGGTAGCAAGATTTGCAAAACTTTCTTCAGAGTTTTCAGCTAATTTAAGTTATTTTGAGCCTGAACTTATGAGCATTGATGATGAAAAGATTAATAGCTTTTTGAAAGATGAAATATTAAAAGATTATTTAATTTATTTAAGAAACATACTAAAATACAAACCTCATACATTGTCAGAAAAAGAGGAGAGAATATTAGCTCTTCAAGGAGAATTATCATCTACTGCTTCAAATGTGTTCGACACTTTAAATGACGCAGATTTAGACTTTGGAGAATTAGAGCATAATGGAGAGAAAACACCTTTAACTCATGCAACATTTTCAAGTTTTCAAGAGAGCCAAGATAGAGAAATAAGAAAAAATAGCTACAATCAATTTTATAAAGAATATGATAAACACAAAAATACATTAGCAGAACTTTATGCAAGCCAAATTAAGCAGGATATATTTGACGCTAAAATAAGAAATTACAATAGCGTACGCGAGATGGAATTATTTGCTGATGATATACCTGTGAGTGTTTATGACAGTTTAATTGAGAGTGTGCATAATGCTTTGCCTGCACTTCATAGCTACTACGAATATTGTGCTAACAAATTAGGCATTAGCGACTTTAGGCAATATGACAAATATGCCCCAGTGGTAAAAGATGTTAAGTTACATCATACTTTCGACGAGGCAATAGATGTTTTAAATAAAGCCTTATCACCACTGGGTGAAGAATATGTATCAACACTCACAAAAGGACTTAATTCAAGATGGGTTGATAAATATGAGAATAAAGGAAAAACTAGCGGAGCATTCTCAGCTGGCTGCTACACATCGGAGCCTTATATATTGATGAACTTCAGAGATGAAAGCGTTGAATCAGTATTCACATTAGCACATGAGGCAGGACATAGTATGCATAGCTATTACAGCAGAAAAAATAACCCTTTCCAACATCATGATTACACTATATTTGAAGCTGAAGTGGCATCTACTTTCAATGAAAAACTTTTATTTAATTATCTTATGCAAAATGAAAGCAAAAAGGAAGTTAAAGCATTTTTACTCAATAAAGATATAAACGGATTTGTTGCTACAGTGTTTAGACAGACAATGTTTGCAGAGTTTGAGCATATCATTCACAAAGAAGCAGAAGACGGCAACCCTACAACATTAGAGCTTATAAGAAATGTTTATAAAGATTTACTTAAAAAATATTTTGGAGAGAAATCTGTTCTTGAAGAGACAAGCGATTTAGAGGCTTTGAGAATACCTCATTTCTATCGTTCGTTTTATGTTTATAAATATGCTACAGGTATGTCTGCTGCTGTTGCTTTATCTAATGGAGTACTTGAAGGCAATGCTAAAGGCGACTACACAAACAGAGACAACTATTTAAAATTCTTAAGAAGCGGAGGAAGCAGAACTCCTATAGAGAATCTAAAAGTTGCAGGTGTTGATATGACTAAACCTGATGTAGTAGAAAGTGCTTTAAAATTGTTTGCTAAAGAGGTTGAAGAATTGAAAGCGTTAAATTAA
- the ilvD gene encoding dihydroxy-acid dehydratase yields the protein MSFRENSSLRSDRVLKGDERAPNRSLFYSMGYTDEELKRPLIGIISAYSEIVPGHIHLDKLSQAVKAGVLIGGGTPILIPSIGVCDGIAMGHLGMRYSLPSRELIADSVESMVIAHGLDGVVLVPNCDKIVPGMIMGLLRMNIPGIVISGGAMLPGEHGDNRVSLSNIFEAVGAKKANLINDAELEEYAQHTCPSCGSCAGMYTANSMNCLSEALGIALPGNGTIPAVYSARTLLAKKAGMQVMELLKKDIKPLDIITPESFKNALAVDMALGCSTNSVLHLLAIANEAGIELDLKIINEVSDRTPNLCHLAPAGHNYIEDLYKAGGIPAVMKELDKGGFINTSLMTATGKTIAENIKDAVNKNNNVLRNIENPYSKTGGIAILWGNIAKDGCVVKRSAVADEMLVHKGPARVFDSEEEAIAAIYAGKINKGDVVVIRYEGPKGGPGMREMLNPTSALAGMKLDKDVALITDGRFSGASRGASIGHVSPEAASGGEIAFIKENDIISIDIPNHKINLEISDEEMEKRRKETPIKPLEEIRGWLGRYRKLVQSANTGAVLK from the coding sequence ATGAGTTTCAGAGAAAACAGTTCTTTAAGAAGCGACAGAGTATTAAAGGGTGATGAGAGAGCACCAAATAGGTCTTTATTCTACTCTATGGGTTATACTGATGAAGAATTAAAAAGACCTCTGATTGGAATTATTTCTGCATATAGTGAAATTGTACCTGGACATATACATCTTGATAAACTTTCTCAAGCTGTTAAGGCTGGGGTATTAATAGGCGGAGGTACACCTATACTTATACCTTCTATAGGTGTTTGCGATGGAATAGCTATGGGACACTTGGGAATGAGATATTCACTTCCTTCAAGAGAGTTAATAGCTGATTCTGTTGAAAGTATGGTTATAGCACATGGATTAGACGGAGTTGTGCTTGTTCCTAACTGCGATAAAATAGTTCCTGGTATGATAATGGGTCTTTTGAGAATGAATATACCTGGAATAGTTATAAGCGGAGGAGCTATGCTTCCGGGAGAACATGGAGATAATAGAGTAAGTTTATCAAATATATTTGAAGCTGTTGGAGCAAAAAAAGCTAATCTTATAAATGATGCTGAATTGGAAGAATATGCTCAGCATACATGCCCAAGCTGCGGTTCTTGTGCTGGTATGTATACCGCTAATAGCATGAACTGTCTTTCTGAGGCATTAGGTATAGCACTTCCAGGAAACGGAACAATACCTGCTGTTTATTCTGCTAGAACTTTACTTGCTAAGAAAGCTGGTATGCAGGTTATGGAATTATTAAAAAAAGACATAAAACCATTAGATATAATAACTCCAGAATCTTTCAAAAATGCACTTGCAGTGGACATGGCATTAGGCTGTTCTACAAATAGCGTACTTCACTTACTTGCTATAGCTAATGAAGCAGGAATAGAATTAGACTTAAAAATCATAAATGAAGTAAGCGACCGTACTCCTAACCTTTGTCATTTAGCACCTGCTGGGCATAACTATATAGAAGATTTATACAAAGCCGGCGGAATACCTGCTGTTATGAAAGAGCTTGATAAAGGCGGATTTATAAATACTTCTCTTATGACTGCCACAGGTAAAACAATAGCTGAAAACATAAAAGATGCTGTCAATAAAAATAATAATGTTTTAAGAAATATAGAAAACCCTTACAGTAAAACAGGAGGAATTGCAATACTTTGGGGCAACATTGCAAAAGACGGTTGTGTTGTTAAGCGTTCTGCCGTTGCTGATGAGATGCTTGTACATAAAGGACCTGCAAGAGTATTTGACAGTGAAGAAGAGGCAATAGCTGCAATATATGCTGGAAAAATAAATAAAGGTGATGTTGTTGTTATAAGATATGAGGGACCTAAAGGAGGCCCTGGTATGCGTGAAATGTTAAACCCTACTTCTGCACTTGCTGGTATGAAGCTTGATAAAGATGTTGCATTAATTACTGACGGAAGATTCTCAGGTGCTTCAAGAGGTGCTTCTATAGGTCACGTTTCACCAGAAGCTGCAAGCGGCGGAGAAATAGCATTCATAAAAGAAAATGACATCATTAGTATAGACATTCCTAATCATAAAATCAATTTAGAAATCTCTGATGAAGAAATGGAAAAAAGAAGAAAAGAGACTCCTATTAAACCTTTAGAGGAAATTAGAGGCTGGCTTGGAAGATATAGAAAACTTGTTCAGTCTGCTAATACTGGTGCTGTATTAAAATAA